A part of uncultured Treponema sp. genomic DNA contains:
- the folD gene encoding bifunctional methylenetetrahydrofolate dehydrogenase/methenyltetrahydrofolate cyclohydrolase FolD translates to MSAKIIDGKAIAAEVKADVAKKVSELKKSGITPCLAVILVGNNPASVSYVSGKRKALAEAGMEDRSIELPESTTEQELLSLIQKLNEDKTVHGILVQLPLPSHIDEKKVTNSISPEKDVDGFHPVNVGRLVTGEKGFLPCTPNGITVLLKKMNIETSGKNVVVIGRSNIVGKPMALLMLRKEFNSTVTICHTGTKNLSEYTKNADILIVASGRPNTVTADMIKPGAAVIDVGVNRIPDSTKKSGFRLCGDVDFEGAKEVAGFITPVPGGVGPMTIAMLIFNTLESAENFKAQND, encoded by the coding sequence ATGAGCGCAAAAATTATAGACGGAAAAGCAATTGCCGCGGAAGTAAAAGCCGACGTTGCAAAAAAAGTTTCGGAGCTTAAGAAAAGCGGAATTACGCCTTGCCTTGCGGTTATTCTTGTGGGAAACAATCCTGCGAGCGTAAGCTATGTTTCAGGAAAAAGAAAAGCTCTTGCAGAAGCCGGAATGGAAGACAGAAGCATTGAGCTTCCAGAATCAACTACAGAGCAGGAACTTTTGTCTTTGATTCAAAAACTGAATGAAGACAAGACTGTTCACGGAATTCTTGTTCAGCTTCCGCTTCCTTCTCATATTGACGAAAAGAAAGTTACAAATTCAATCAGCCCGGAAAAAGACGTAGACGGTTTTCATCCAGTGAATGTGGGCAGGCTTGTTACAGGCGAAAAAGGATTTCTTCCTTGCACTCCAAACGGAATCACTGTTTTATTGAAGAAAATGAACATTGAAACAAGCGGAAAAAATGTCGTGGTTATCGGACGCAGCAACATTGTCGGAAAGCCTATGGCACTTTTGATGCTAAGAAAAGAATTCAATTCAACTGTTACAATCTGCCACACAGGAACAAAAAATCTTTCGGAATACACAAAAAATGCTGACATTCTGATTGTGGCTTCCGGCCGCCCGAACACAGTAACCGCGGATATGATAAAACCCGGCGCGGCTGTAATTGACGTTGGCGTAAACCGCATTCCAGATTCAACAAAGAAAAGCGGATTCAGGCTTTGCGGCGATGTTGATTTTGAAGGCGCAAAAGAAGTCGCGGGCTTTATAACTCCAGTTCCGGGCGGAGTCGGTCCTATGACAATCGCAATGCTTATTTTTAATACTTTGGAAAGCGCGGAAAATTTTAAGGCTCAAAATGATTGA
- the folE2 gene encoding GTP cyclohydrolase FolE2: MIDIQNSKDTREIPLQKVGVTDLSYPVQVLDKAEGSQKTCAKVNLFVNLPHNYKGTHMSRFIEIFHRHRENLGMKQFLSMLEEIRKSLDAERAFGSMEFPFFMKKQAPVSNAESIMCYKCTYEGEVSSGGNNFFIKIEIPVTTLCPCSKAISQYGAHNQRGIVTVKLKNSSLFWIEDVIEEVEKSASGGLYSILKRPDEKFVTEHAYENPRFVEDVVREVFIALKNFSKSEKPFSWFSVECKNFESIHNHNAYAYTEFNEA, from the coding sequence ATGATTGATATTCAGAATTCAAAAGACACACGCGAAATTCCCTTGCAGAAAGTCGGCGTTACAGACTTGAGCTATCCTGTTCAGGTTTTGGACAAGGCGGAAGGCTCTCAGAAAACGTGCGCAAAAGTGAATTTGTTCGTGAACTTGCCGCACAATTACAAGGGAACTCACATGTCGCGCTTTATAGAAATTTTCCACCGCCACCGGGAAAATCTTGGAATGAAGCAGTTTCTTTCTATGCTTGAGGAAATCAGAAAAAGCCTCGATGCGGAACGCGCGTTCGGCTCAATGGAATTTCCTTTCTTTATGAAAAAACAGGCTCCAGTTTCCAATGCGGAAAGCATAATGTGTTACAAATGCACTTACGAGGGCGAGGTTAGTTCAGGCGGAAACAATTTCTTTATAAAAATTGAAATTCCTGTTACGACTTTGTGTCCGTGCTCAAAGGCAATCAGCCAGTACGGTGCGCACAATCAGCGCGGAATTGTTACGGTAAAACTTAAAAATTCAAGCCTTTTCTGGATTGAAGACGTGATTGAAGAAGTTGAAAAAAGCGCGAGCGGCGGACTTTACAGCATTTTAAAGCGCCCGGACGAAAAATTTGTTACCGAGCATGCTTACGAGAATCCCCGTTTTGTGGAAGATGTTGTGCGCGAAGTTTTTATTGCGCTAAAGAATTTTTCAAAAAGCGAAAAGCCTTTCAGCTGGTTTAGCGTAGAATGCAAGAATTTTGAAAGCATTCACAATCACAACGCCTACGCTTACACAGAATTTAACGAAGCATAA
- a CDS encoding glycogen-binding domain-containing protein: protein MKKILAMAVALAMFSAAVFADVACKKLDNGKVEVTFSFSHPSAKNVLLAGDFTNWQSGAKTMKKEGNTFVYRKVVSEKSVLTYKFIINGNWMTDKNAPATTDDGFGGKNGVVDVKTLIN, encoded by the coding sequence TTGAAAAAAATCTTAGCAATGGCGGTTGCACTGGCAATGTTTTCCGCGGCAGTTTTCGCTGATGTGGCTTGCAAAAAGCTCGACAATGGAAAAGTAGAAGTTACATTCTCGTTCTCGCATCCGAGCGCAAAAAATGTTCTTCTTGCGGGCGACTTTACAAACTGGCAGTCTGGCGCAAAGACAATGAAAAAAGAAGGCAACACTTTTGTATACAGAAAAGTTGTTTCAGAAAAAAGCGTGCTTACTTACAAGTTCATCATAAACGGAAACTGGATGACAGACAAAAATGCTCCGGCTACAACAGATGACGGATTCGGCGGAAAAAACGGCGTTGTTGACGTAAAAACGCTCATAAACTAA
- the miaB gene encoding tRNA (N6-isopentenyl adenosine(37)-C2)-methylthiotransferase MiaB, with product MTYFFETYGCEMNIAESASVEQILISRGWKKAENVQLADMVVINTCSVRGSAEERIFGRLGFFSGLKKVRSCAPDAKKRNMEIAAEYVQKNGAVPLTVIVMGCMAERLLKSLQKQWPCVDYVVGTFAKNKFGEIIQAVEEGQKYIQTDEEPVYVFAETSYEEGAFSTFVPIMHGCNNFCSYCIVPYVRGREVSRPVEQILHELDVLAGRGVKEITLLGQNVNSYKGADGMNFPSLLKTICRHLEKTNSPIEWIRFESSNPKDFSDELIEVIAEEKRICTGLHIAVQHGSNSILKAMNRKYTREQYLSLVQKLRSRIPEIQLTTDIMLGFPGETEEDFEQAASLMKEVEFESAFMYYYNPREGTPAAKMQNQIPLEVKKERLQKIIDIQLGITRKVMEKQVGKNIKVLADIISRDNAKELLGKTGQNERIAFEAPVSLIGKFVQVHIDSLNGNTFKGSLVR from the coding sequence ATGACTTATTTTTTTGAAACTTACGGCTGCGAAATGAACATTGCCGAAAGTGCTTCCGTTGAACAGATTTTAATTTCACGCGGCTGGAAAAAGGCTGAAAATGTTCAGCTTGCCGACATGGTTGTAATAAACACTTGCTCTGTGCGCGGTTCCGCAGAAGAAAGAATATTCGGGCGGCTTGGATTTTTTTCCGGACTGAAGAAAGTGCGTTCGTGCGCTCCCGATGCAAAAAAAAGAAACATGGAAATTGCCGCGGAATACGTGCAGAAAAACGGAGCGGTTCCTCTTACCGTGATTGTAATGGGCTGCATGGCGGAACGTCTTTTAAAGTCGCTTCAAAAGCAGTGGCCTTGCGTTGACTATGTTGTGGGAACTTTTGCAAAAAATAAATTCGGCGAAATAATTCAGGCAGTTGAAGAAGGCCAGAAATATATTCAGACTGACGAAGAGCCGGTTTATGTTTTTGCGGAAACTTCGTATGAGGAAGGCGCGTTTTCGACTTTTGTTCCCATTATGCACGGCTGCAACAATTTCTGCTCGTACTGCATTGTTCCTTATGTTCGCGGAAGGGAAGTGAGCCGTCCTGTAGAACAGATTCTGCATGAGCTTGATGTGCTTGCCGGACGCGGCGTAAAGGAAATAACGCTTTTGGGGCAGAACGTGAATTCTTACAAGGGCGCAGACGGAATGAATTTTCCAAGCCTTTTAAAAACAATCTGCCGCCATCTGGAAAAAACAAATTCGCCTATTGAATGGATTCGGTTTGAATCAAGCAATCCCAAGGATTTTTCGGATGAGCTTATAGAAGTTATTGCGGAAGAAAAGCGCATTTGCACTGGGCTTCACATTGCAGTTCAGCACGGCTCCAATTCAATCTTAAAAGCCATGAACAGAAAATATACACGCGAGCAGTATCTTTCACTTGTTCAAAAACTGCGTTCCCGTATTCCAGAAATTCAGCTTACAACGGACATAATGCTTGGCTTCCCCGGAGAAACTGAAGAAGACTTTGAGCAGGCGGCTTCGCTTATGAAGGAAGTGGAATTTGAAAGCGCGTTTATGTACTATTATAATCCGCGTGAAGGAACTCCAGCCGCAAAAATGCAGAACCAAATTCCGCTTGAAGTAAAAAAAGAACGTCTTCAGAAAATAATAGACATTCAGCTTGGAATTACAAGAAAAGTGATGGAAAAGCAGGTTGGAAAAAACATAAAGGTTCTTGCGGACATTATAAGCCGCGACAACGCCAAGGAACTTTTGGGCAAGACCGGGCAGAACGAGCGCATTGCATTTGAAGCTCCTGTTTCCTTAATCGGAAAATTCGTGCAAGTTCACATAGACAGCCTGAACGGAAACACATTTAAAGGCAGCCTTGTGCGCTAA
- a CDS encoding transporter substrate-binding domain-containing protein codes for MKKAVVLAFALAACMVLPVSAKKKSVEIKGIEDLDGKRIGVQGGTTGETYVQENLKNAKLSSFKSGMDAALDLMNGQIDAIVLDELPAKQIVSRNSKKLKIVDSKFAQEEYSIAVKKGNASLLESINKTIASLKSNGGYEELVNAFMPADGIIKIPSDEVLSGKVVKLGTNAAFPPFEYVEGTKIVGFDITMGQKIAKDLGQSLEVVDMSFDSLIPALSSGAIDFIAAGMSVTEERKKNVDFSEPYFTSNQVIIVRK; via the coding sequence ATGAAAAAAGCTGTTGTTTTGGCATTTGCATTGGCGGCTTGCATGGTTCTTCCTGTAAGCGCAAAGAAAAAATCTGTTGAAATCAAAGGAATAGAAGACCTTGACGGAAAACGCATCGGAGTTCAGGGCGGCACAACTGGCGAAACTTATGTTCAGGAAAACTTGAAGAACGCAAAACTTTCTTCTTTTAAATCTGGAATGGACGCTGCTCTTGACCTTATGAACGGTCAGATTGACGCTATTGTTCTTGACGAGCTTCCGGCAAAGCAGATTGTTTCCCGCAACAGCAAAAAGCTCAAGATTGTGGACTCAAAATTTGCGCAGGAAGAATATTCAATCGCTGTAAAAAAAGGCAACGCTTCCCTTTTGGAATCAATAAACAAGACAATTGCTTCTCTTAAGTCTAACGGCGGATACGAAGAGCTGGTTAACGCATTTATGCCTGCTGACGGAATTATAAAAATTCCTAGCGACGAAGTTCTTTCTGGAAAAGTTGTAAAGCTTGGAACAAACGCCGCGTTCCCTCCTTTTGAATACGTAGAAGGAACTAAGATTGTTGGCTTTGACATTACAATGGGACAGAAAATTGCAAAGGACTTGGGACAGTCTCTTGAAGTTGTTGATATGTCTTTTGACAGCCTTATTCCAGCTCTTTCTAGCGGTGCGATTGACTTTATTGCGGCTGGAATGAGCGTTACAGAAGAGCGCAAAAAGAACGTGGACTTTTCTGAGCCTTACTTCACTTCAAATCAGGTTATTATAGTCCGCAAGTAG